The segment ATGCGTTTATGCTCGATGAATACAATATTACGATGGAAGCATACAAAACTGGGCGCGATCCTCAGCATCCGACACGAAGCTATAATATGCAAACGGGCAATGACTTCACTTATGGGCTAAAACCCGGTGAACCGAAAAAGCCGATACAAACACCAAGTGAAATTTGTGACGGCGTAATTTCTGGTTTCATGCTTGGCTGTCATAAAGCAAGCGCTACTGGGAAAACATCTGCTGCACTCGAAGCGACAAACCCCGTTTTACGTCGTGTTCTCCAAGATTCCGTGCCCAACTGTATTGAAATGGCTTACGAAATCTCACTTTACCAAAACAAAAAAGGGATTTACCAAGTTGCACAACTTTCACAAGCAGATATGAACACGATGCTCAATATGTACGGTCAAGCTCAGCAAGCGAAAAACATGCCTAACTAAAAGGTGAAAAAAACTGCACCCCTATTGTTTAGATGTGTCTAACAATTGGGGTGCAGTTCATTTAATTTTGAAAGAGCATTATACACTAGTATATGCCGCTAAATGTTTATAATACTTTACCTAAAAACGCTTTTGTCCGTTCATTTTGTGGGTTGCCAAATACATCATTTGGGTGACCTTCTTCAACGATATAGCCACCATCCATAAATAATACACGATCGCCCATCTCACGTGCAAAGCCCATTTCATGCGTCACAACAACCATCGTCATGCCTTCTTTCGCTAAATCTTTCATAACCTCCAGCACTTCTTTTACCATCTCTGGATCAAGTGCAGATGTTGGTTCATCAAATAGCATAATTTTCGGCTTCATCGCAAGCGCTCGTGCAATGGCAACACGCTGTTGTTGTCCACCTGATAACTGCTGCGGGAAATTATCGGCCTTTTCACGTAACCCTACTTTCGTAAGCAATTCTAATGCCAGCTTTTCGGCATCTTCTTTGCTTATTTTACGAATTTGCATTGGTGCCATCATAATATTATCAATGACTGACATATGCGGAAATAGGTTGAACTGTTGGAACACCATGCCCACTTCTGTGCGGATATCGTTAATATTCGTTTTCGGGTCATTAATTTTTACACCATCAATATAAATCGCACCTTTTGTCACTTCTTCAAGCAAGTTCATGCAACGAAGAAACGTACTTTTCCCCGAGCCTGAAGGACCGATGACACATACGACTTCTTTTTCATGAATTTCATAATCAATCCCTTTTAATACTTCGAGCTTGCCGAAATGCTTGTGTAAATTTTCTACTTTAATCATTTATGCGCGCCCCTTTTCTTTCGAGGATTATAATTAATGTCGACACGCTTTTCAACAATGGCAATAATCTTCGTTGCTGTATAAGTTAAAACTAAATAGAGGAATGCTGCAAATAAATATGGCTCCCAAAATCGTTGGTACGTCCCTGCCACTACTTTACTCACGTATAATATTTCCATCCCTGCAATAACGGTCACAAGGGAAGAATCTTTTAATAACGCGATAAATTCATTACCAAGCGGTGGAATCATACGGCGGAAAGCTTGCGGTAATATAACTTTCTTCATCGCTTGTGAGTGCGTTAATCCAAGTGAACGAGCGGCTTCCATTTGCCCTTTATCAATCGACTGAATACCTGCACGGAAAATCTCCGCATTGTAGGCCGCACTATTTAAAATTAAACCGACAATCCCAGAAACCCACCAGCTCATCGATTCACCAAATATTGTCGGGATTACCGCTAAATGAATTAATAGTAATTGAACAAGCATCGGTGTCCCACGGAATACATCAATATAAATTTTCGCTGGCCAGTAAATCCACTTTTTATTTGAAACTTGACCTAATCCGAGTAACAAACCGAAAATTACCCCGCCAATATAACCGCATATTGTTAAAATAATTGTCGTTAAAAAACCACTTAAATATAATTCACGGTAGTCCCAGATTATATCCCATCTAAAAAAATCCATCTGAAACACCTCCTAAATATTATTCAATTTCTGTTCCTGTAATTTCCGCTAACTTACCGTTTTCTTTAATTTTTGCTAAACCTTCATTTAATACGTCTAATAATTCTTTATTGCCCTTTTTAACGA is part of the Solibacillus sp. FSL K6-1523 genome and harbors:
- a CDS encoding amino acid ABC transporter ATP-binding protein; the encoded protein is MIKVENLHKHFGKLEVLKGIDYEIHEKEVVCVIGPSGSGKSTFLRCMNLLEEVTKGAIYIDGVKINDPKTNINDIRTEVGMVFQQFNLFPHMSVIDNIMMAPMQIRKISKEDAEKLALELLTKVGLREKADNFPQQLSGGQQQRVAIARALAMKPKIMLFDEPTSALDPEMVKEVLEVMKDLAKEGMTMVVVTHEMGFAREMGDRVLFMDGGYIVEEGHPNDVFGNPQNERTKAFLGKVL
- a CDS encoding spore coat protein, producing the protein MHTQSSQSQDNSMPLSMNHGAHELFDAHEVLGSMIAGLNQYVLLRDQVQDQELLTIMDRQYAFMLDEYNITMEAYKTGRDPQHPTRSYNMQTGNDFTYGLKPGEPKKPIQTPSEICDGVISGFMLGCHKASATGKTSAALEATNPVLRRVLQDSVPNCIEMAYEISLYQNKKGIYQVAQLSQADMNTMLNMYGQAQQAKNMPN
- a CDS encoding amino acid ABC transporter permease, which codes for MDFFRWDIIWDYRELYLSGFLTTIILTICGYIGGVIFGLLLGLGQVSNKKWIYWPAKIYIDVFRGTPMLVQLLLIHLAVIPTIFGESMSWWVSGIVGLILNSAAYNAEIFRAGIQSIDKGQMEAARSLGLTHSQAMKKVILPQAFRRMIPPLGNEFIALLKDSSLVTVIAGMEILYVSKVVAGTYQRFWEPYLFAAFLYLVLTYTATKIIAIVEKRVDINYNPRKKRGAHK